AATTTAAAAAATCAGGACTCACTGCAATGTTCCAAGAATTCCAAATTTCGATCTTACAAGAAATTGATTTCATCCAAGAAGCCAAAAACATAGAGGAGTTTGAAGCTTACCTTTTGAAGGCAAAGGAAACACGAGCCCGTGTGCCACGTGTCTATCATACACTTTCATCAAAAAAAGTTCTAACAATGGAAAGATTTTACGGAGTTCCTATTACTGATGAAAAAGGATTAAAACAATTCACAGACAACCCAAGGAAAATACTCAGTGATGCCCTTGAGATATGGTTCTCATCTTTATCCAACCAAGGATTTTTCCATGCTGATGTCCATGCAGGGAATTTGATGATCCTTAAAGATGGTAACATTGGTTTTATCGATTTTGGAATTGTAGGAAGGATCTCACCTAAAATTTGGCGAGGGCTTATGCTTTTCACACAAGGAATTGGGATTGGTGAACCTACACTCGTTGCCAAAGGTCTTGTCGAAATGGATTCAACAGATAGTGGTGTGAACCCTACTTTACTGGCAAAAGAATTGGATTCGGTATTTAACGAATTAGAGTCTGTATATGTACATTTAACAGAAAACGAAATGTTTGATGAATCCAAAGTGAATCGAATTATGTTCGATATGAAGGAAATTGCCGAAAAAAATGGATTAAAAATCCCAAGGGAATTTGCTCTCCTCATGAAACAAATGTTATACTTTGACAGATACGTAAAATCAATGGCTCCAGAAATCAATTTGTTTCGTGACTCTCAAAACTTTGTCATAGGAAAAACATGACTTTATTCGATTTAAATGAAGGAGATTCGGCAGAAATTGTTTCCATCAATATGGACAAACTACCAAAGCCGATGCTTACGGAACTTTTGGAGCTAGGATTTTTTCCTGGTGCAAAAATCCTTTTAAAAACTAAATCAGTGATTCTTGGCAAGCTGATCTGTACACTAGGTGGGACCACCATCGGTTTACGTATGAAAGATGGAGAAGCAATTTTACTTAAAACCACTTAACGATGAAAGAAAAAAACATTTACCTTGTCGGAAATCCAAACTGTGGTAAAACCACACTATTCAACCAACTCACAGGACTTACTCAAAAAACAGGAAACTTTAGCGGAGTTACTGTCGAAAAAAAAGAAGGGTATATATCCTTACCAAATATTGAATTAAAAATTACCGACTTACCAGGGACATACGGTCTCGGTGGGATTGCCGAAGATAAAAAAATCGCTTATGAAGTTTTACTCAAACGCAAAGAAGATGAAGTTGTCATTTATGTATTGGATGCACTCAATTTAGAACGTGGGTTACAATTTTTGTTACAGATTATCGATATGGGTGCCCCCACTCTCGTTGTGCTAACCATGAAAGATGTTCTGGAGAAAAAAAGAATCCAGTTGGATTTAGAAAAATTAAAACAATCTCTTGGACTACAAATTGTACTTGTGAATGCAAAATCAGGCGAAGGTATTGCCGAATTAAAATCCTTACTCGCAAAGGAAGAATCTTTTCAAAAACAAAAACGTCTTTGGAAGTGGGATGAGAAAGAAGAATCCTATCTCAATTCACTCAAACAAAAACTGAAAATCACAACAAATGAAGCAGAGTTTTTCCTAACACAATCATTAAAATTTCTAAATGGTGACCCGCATTTACAAGACAACCGTAACTTAAACCAATTCCCAATAGAAACGAAAGAACTCTTATCAAGAGAGATAGAATCTAAATCATTCCATTTTGGATACCAAGAGGAGATGATCCATCGATCTATCCTCATTAAAAAAATTATTTCCAATTCAATTTTTTACCCAAATGTAACAAAAGGTGGATGGGAAGAGAAATTAGATCAAATTTTTTTACATCCTGTATTTGGGTTTCTCTGTTTTTTCTTACTAATGGGAATTTTGTTCCAAAGTTTATTTAGTTTTGCTGAAATTCCTATGGACTTAATCGAAGGTGGGATCACAAAACTACAAGATTTCACTGGCTCATATTTACCTGATGGCCCACTTCGATCTTTACTCGTAGAAGGAATATTAGGTGGCGTTGGGAGTGTTGTTGTTTTTGTTCCTCAAATTGCTTTATTATTTTTGTTCATTGGAGTCTTAGAAGAATCTGGTTATTTAGCTCGTGCTAGTTTTTTAATGGATCGATTGATGGGAAAATTTGGTCTCTCAGGAAAATCGTTTATCCCTCTACTTTCCTCGGCGGCTTGTGCTGTACCTGCCATCCTTGGAACAAGAACAATCGAAAACAAATCGGATCGATTCACAACGATTATGGTTTCACCACTGATTATGTGCTCTGCAAGATACCCAGTTTATATATTAATCGTCGGAACTGTATTTAGTTACCCCCCTATTTTTGGTATCTTTAATGTCCAAGGATTTGTATTGTTTTCTATGTTCTTTTTGGGCATGGCCGTGAGTTTTACATTTGCTCTCATTTTTCGGAAAACTGTATTTAAAGAAAATGCATCATACTTTGTGATGGAATTACCAAGATACAATCTACCATCTATCAAAAGTTTGTTTTTTACTGTTTATGGAAAAGTGAAATCCTTTTTAGCAACAGCGGGACAAATCATTCTTTATATCTCAATATTACTTTGGTTTCTAAGTCACTTCCCCGCAGAGTATAAAGACGAAGTTTGGAAAACTAGCCCTATCGAATCCTCTTATATCGGTCGTGTAGGTAAGGTGATGGAACCTGCAATTGCCCCACTCGGATTTGATTGGAAAATTGGAATCTCAATTCTAACTTCCTTTGCTGCAAGAGAAGTGATGGTATCCACCTTAGCTGTATTATATGGATCAGAAGAGGAAGGTGAGGAATCAGAATCTTTGCGAGAAACATTACGTGCTGACAAAAAATCGGATGGATCTTTTGTTTGGACTCCGCTTACAGGGATCTCACTCCTACTGTTTTTTGCCTTTGCAAGCCAATGTATGTCCACTCTTGCTGTCACAAAAAAGGAAACCGGTAGTTTGTTATGGCCCACAGTCCAGTTCCTATATATGACTACGCTTGCAATATCAACATCCTTTATCGTATACCAATTAGGAAAAATTTTAGGATTTGTTTAATCTGCCGACAATGAAAATTAGAGGCACACTTTGGATTTTCATATTGGCAAAAAAACTCTTACAAGAAACTCAGAACCATATTTAGTCGCAGAAATTGGACTGAACCACAACGCTAACTTAGAAATTGGGAAACGAACGATTGAAAAAGCAAAAGAATCGGGCGCTCATGCTGTAAAATTCCAAACTTACATTACAGAAGAGTTCATTGATGCCACAAACCCTGAAGTAAAATTTCTATTTGATATCTTCAAACAATACGAGCTAAATGAATCTTTCCACAAAGAATTCCAAAAAACGGCATTGGATCTTGGACTTGATTTTTTTTCTACGCCATTATGTGATTCAGCAGTGGATTTGTTATCAAATCTAAACGTTCCTATTTTTAAAATTGCTTCAGGAGACATTGTCAACTTACCTTTGTTAAACAAAGTTTTCCAAACCAAAAAACCAATTATTGTATCCACTGGTGCAGCATTACCTGAAGAAGTGGTACGAGCTATTTCAAAATTTCAAACTGAAAAGGTAGAAGTATGTCTCCTTCATTGTGTTTCGATGTATCCAACACCCATTGACAAAGTGAATTTAAAATCCATTCCTTATTATTTGGATACGACAGAGTATGTAGTTGGATTCAGCGACCATTCGGACGGAACACTCGCATCAAATCTTGCCATTGGTTTCGGAGCTGTTGTCATTGAAAAACATTTCACATTAGATCGAAATTTAGATGGACCAGACCATACAATTTCTATGGATCCTATTTCATTTAAAAAACTAGCAGAAGAAACCAAACAAAGTTTTTTAATGCGTGGTGAGTATGGAAAAAATACCCATAAAGAAGAAACCGGTGGTTGGTTTTATGGAAGAAGGTCTTTGTACAAACAAAATCAATCAGTGCTGAGCCTTAGGCCTGCTCTTCACACAAAAGACAAAACAGTTTTAAATTCTTGGGATTTAGATTTAGTTGGAGATCCTTCCAATTTACCGGAAGGACCCATCCGATTGGCACCTATCAAAAAATAGGCGCCATTTGTGTTACATCTTTTGGATGATTTGTTCCAGTAAAGTTTTTAAGAACACAGGGTTTGGCGTTCCACTTTCAATTTTTCGATCATTGATGTAAAGAGAAGGAGTTGATTGAATATTTAATTTCTCTGCTTCATCAATCTCTGCATTCAATTGATTTTGAGCTTCCTTTGATGCCATACATGTTTTGAGGGAGTTCACATTGAGTCCAATGAGGTTCCCTAAATTGACAACACTTGCACCAGAATGAGCCACACCTTTTTCTAAGTTATCATACAAACCACGATACATTGGTTCAAATTTTCCTTGTTTGTCCGCACAAATTGCAGCCATGGCAGCAATACAAGAAGTAGCCCCAGGTCTAGGTTGTTGCATAAGTCGATTACAAGAGCCATCTAAAGGAAAATTTTTATACACAACCTTTACCATTCCATCATATTCAGAAAGTACCGTATGTAAAAT
The Leptospira bouyouniensis DNA segment above includes these coding regions:
- a CDS encoding ABC1 kinase family protein; protein product: MDSFSEIVSFGLHSSLRVAHSSFVFSTRLLGILAKLAKGEPNHREIAISLREAFSQLGATYIKLGQFIASAPSLFPIEYVEEMQACLDSVRPVQFREIKSSVERELGGKLESLFHSFEETPLASASIAQVHAAVTKEGLDVVVKVQRPDVHLTLKTDMQILGILTKVLEIIAPEFKKSGLTAMFQEFQISILQEIDFIQEAKNIEEFEAYLLKAKETRARVPRVYHTLSSKKVLTMERFYGVPITDEKGLKQFTDNPRKILSDALEIWFSSLSNQGFFHADVHAGNLMILKDGNIGFIDFGIVGRISPKIWRGLMLFTQGIGIGEPTLVAKGLVEMDSTDSGVNPTLLAKELDSVFNELESVYVHLTENEMFDESKVNRIMFDMKEIAEKNGLKIPREFALLMKQMLYFDRYVKSMAPEINLFRDSQNFVIGKT
- a CDS encoding FeoA family protein, whose product is MTLFDLNEGDSAEIVSINMDKLPKPMLTELLELGFFPGAKILLKTKSVILGKLICTLGGTTIGLRMKDGEAILLKTT
- the feoB gene encoding ferrous iron transport protein B; translated protein: MKEKNIYLVGNPNCGKTTLFNQLTGLTQKTGNFSGVTVEKKEGYISLPNIELKITDLPGTYGLGGIAEDKKIAYEVLLKRKEDEVVIYVLDALNLERGLQFLLQIIDMGAPTLVVLTMKDVLEKKRIQLDLEKLKQSLGLQIVLVNAKSGEGIAELKSLLAKEESFQKQKRLWKWDEKEESYLNSLKQKLKITTNEAEFFLTQSLKFLNGDPHLQDNRNLNQFPIETKELLSREIESKSFHFGYQEEMIHRSILIKKIISNSIFYPNVTKGGWEEKLDQIFLHPVFGFLCFFLLMGILFQSLFSFAEIPMDLIEGGITKLQDFTGSYLPDGPLRSLLVEGILGGVGSVVVFVPQIALLFLFIGVLEESGYLARASFLMDRLMGKFGLSGKSFIPLLSSAACAVPAILGTRTIENKSDRFTTIMVSPLIMCSARYPVYILIVGTVFSYPPIFGIFNVQGFVLFSMFFLGMAVSFTFALIFRKTVFKENASYFVMELPRYNLPSIKSLFFTVYGKVKSFLATAGQIILYISILLWFLSHFPAEYKDEVWKTSPIESSYIGRVGKVMEPAIAPLGFDWKIGISILTSFAAREVMVSTLAVLYGSEEEGEESESLRETLRADKKSDGSFVWTPLTGISLLLFFAFASQCMSTLAVTKKETGSLLWPTVQFLYMTTLAISTSFIVYQLGKILGFV
- a CDS encoding N-acetylneuraminate synthase family protein — translated: MDFHIGKKTLTRNSEPYLVAEIGLNHNANLEIGKRTIEKAKESGAHAVKFQTYITEEFIDATNPEVKFLFDIFKQYELNESFHKEFQKTALDLGLDFFSTPLCDSAVDLLSNLNVPIFKIASGDIVNLPLLNKVFQTKKPIIVSTGAALPEEVVRAISKFQTEKVEVCLLHCVSMYPTPIDKVNLKSIPYYLDTTEYVVGFSDHSDGTLASNLAIGFGAVVIEKHFTLDRNLDGPDHTISMDPISFKKLAEETKQSFLMRGEYGKNTHKEETGGWFYGRRSLYKQNQSVLSLRPALHTKDKTVLNSWDLDLVGDPSNLPEGPIRLAPIKK